Proteins encoded by one window of Venturia canescens isolate UGA chromosome 2, ASM1945775v1, whole genome shotgun sequence:
- the LOC122405957 gene encoding structural maintenance of chromosomes protein 1A-like gives MTVFLKLIELENFKSYKGYFQIGPLKPFTAIIGPNGSGKSNFMDAISFVMGEKSGSLRVRRLNELIHGSSIKKPIAERAWVKAIFQLTDGTEKSFLRSIEATGSTSEYKINDNIVTSAVYLADLEKLGINVRAKNFLVFQGAVESIATKKAEELTSLFEEISGSINFKADYDRLKAEILKVENEIQCSYSKKKEMVAEKREANLEMKQAEKYQRLKENYALKRLEFQLFCLHQKDTLICGLKIDRMGQSYKVEKMDSEKEVIEEILTKEETKSAQLQRELAEIEQDIREIEVAISKNKPKSIKIYEGIAHFRKKLESAEKSYKRAQLADETHQKNIRDLQEELDKIEKMKDSFEAGIINESQGSNENVRLEETQIHEYNRLKEESNKKSASYFQLLDSANREIKSDQDRLESTITRRTKIENKLKQKRDMRNEILRRASKLEEQINKTEDSLVNQTQLRDNLRSAVDSAKGKIQEVQRELENISGQLGDANIDQQELARTKRKAEIVENLKRLYSGVYARLFNMCEPIHKRYNVALTKVLGMYMDAIVVDSAKTAGQCVQYLKEQYLGPETFLALDYVQSWPIKERLRDIKEPANVKLLYDVLKFWPREIDPVILFATKNVLVCETSEDARKLAYDKQTRYDCIALDGTCYQKSGIMSGGSSDLAKRAKRWDDKEMDQLKLRKEKLTEELRDLLAISRKESDLSTIESQIRGCENSLKYTKADLFENQKEFSSLDKEIQELCQELETIQPSVEAIEKIIAEREREIRDIKDKMNNVEDEVYGDFCKRIGVSSIRQYEERELHLHQEQAQKRMEFENQCNRIQTQLEFEKQRDTKSNVSRWKELVQKAEEDLQLSERSEIDLTAEISKDEARMKQLELLQTAKKKKITKTEQDIEHWRSKIRLLTMRAFHLANEIDAIGMKIEKLIEDKEAILAHCTMEGITIPMMNSEDLESIIYNSLPKNLQGLEGEDWKIAFNNLKKAESDLHAALEKTHVPNAKAIETYMVVKEKFQLINSAFEKARLEGKKIRKQFEKIKKKRYDLFMPCFEHISTQIDLDYKDLTKNLSAQAFLEPENPEEPFIGGINYNCVPPGKRFQLIHNLSGGEKAIAALALLFAIHSFHPAPFFVLDEVDASLDNTNIGKLASYIREKINSLQTIMISLKDEFFSHADALIGISSEVAECLQSNVFTYDITTCDA, from the exons ATGACAGTGTTTTTGAAGCTAATTGAGCTTGAAAACTTCAAGTCTTACAAGGGTTATTTCCAAATCGGTCCGTTAAAACCTTTCACTGCCATTATCGGACCCAATGGATCAG GTAAATCAAACTTCATGGATGCCATAAGTTTTGTAATGGGTgaaaaaagcggtagtctTCGAGTCAGACGCTTGAACGAACTCATTCACGGTTCCTCAATAAAAAAACCGATCGCTGAAAG GGCATGGGTGAAAGCAATATTTCAGTTGACCGATGGAACTGAAAAGAGTTTTTTAAGATCAATTGAAGCTACTGGATCCACATCtgaatacaaaataaatgacaaT aTTGTTACAAGTGCAGTGTACCTGGCTGATTTGGAAAAGTTGGGCATCAACGTAAGAGCCAAGAACTTTCTCGTGTTTCAAGGCGCTGTAGAGTCTATAGCGACTAAGAAGGCAGAGGAGTTGACATCTTTGTTTGAAGAAATTAGTGGCTCAATTAATTTCAAGGCGGATTATGACAG GCTGAAAGCTGAAATACTAAAAGTAGAAAACGAAATCCAATGCTCTTAttcgaagaagaaagaaatggTTGCTGAGAAGAGAGAAGCAAATTTGGAGATGAAGCAAGCTGAAAAATATCAACgtttgaaggaaaattat GCATTGAAACGACTAGAGTTTCAGCTCTTTTGTTTACACCAAAAAGATACATTAATCTGCGGACTAAAGATTGATCGAATGGGTCAGTCTTACAAAGTAGAAAAAATGGATTCAGAGAAAGAAGTCATCGAGGAGATCTTgacaaaagaagaaacaaaatctgCACAGCTTCAACGTGAATTGGCGGAAATAGAACAAGATATAAGAGAAATCGAAGTCGCGATATCAAAGAATAAACCgaaatccataaaaatataCGAAGGGATTGCGCATTTTCGGAAGAAACTAGAATCTGCAGAGAAATCGTACAAACGGGCTCAACTTGCTGATGAAACGCAccaaaaaaacattcgagatCTTCAGGAAGAACTTgacaaaattgagaaaatgaaagacTCTTTTGAAGCTGGTATCATCAATGAATCTCAGGGATCCAATGAGAACGTTAGGCTAGAAGAAACGCAG ATACACGAATACAATCGTTTGAAAGAagaatcaaacaaaaaatctgcCTCCTACTTTCAACTCCTCGATTCTGCCAATCGCGAGATCAAATCTGACCAAGATAGACTCGAGTCCACGATCACTCGAAGAACGAAGatcgaaaataaattgaaacaaaaacgtGATATGAGGAACGAGATTCTGAGACGAGCGAGCAAGTTGGAAGAGCAAATAAACAAGACCGAGGATTCTCTGGTTAATCAGACGCAATTGCGGGACAATTTGCGGTCTGCCGTTGATTCGGCCAAAGGGAAGATCCAGGAAGTTCAGAGAGAACTTGAGAATATTAGTGGACAACTGGGCGACGCTAACATTGATCAACAGGAATTGGCGAGAACGAAAAGGAAGGCTGAAATCGTGGAAAACTTGAAAAGGCTTTACTCTGGAGTG tATGCTCGGCTATTCAATATGTGTGAACCGATTCACAAACGTTACAACGTTGCTCTAACGAAAGTTCTCGGCATGTACATGGATGCGATTGTCGTCGATTCCGCCAAAACGGCGGGGCAATGTGTTCAGTATTTGAAGGAGCAATATCTCGGGCCCGAGACATTTTTGGCACTAGATTACGTCCAATCGTGGCCTATCAAAGAACGTCTCAGAGATATCAAAGAACCTGCGAACGTTAAATTACTGTACGATGTACTAAAATTTTGGCCCAGAGAAATTGATCCGGTCATTTTATTCGCAACTAAAAATGTACTCGTGTGCGAAACTTCCGAAGATGCACGCAAACTCGCGTACGACAAACAAACGCGGTATGAc TGCATTGCGCTAGACGGAACGTGCTACCAAAAATCTGGTATAATGTCTGGTGGAAGTTCAGATCTTGCAAAGAGAGCAAAGCGCTGGGACGACAAAGAAATGGATCAATTAAAATTACGAAAG GAAAAATTGACTGAAGAATTGAGAGATTTACTAGCGATATCTCGCAAAGAATCGGATCTGAGTACCATAGAGTCCCAAATTCGTGGTTGTGAGAATTCCTTGAAATACACGAAGGCCGATTTGTTTGAAAAT caaaaagaattttcgtcACTGGACAAAGAAATTCAAGAACTTTGTCAAGAACTTGAAACTATTCAG cCGAGTGTCGAAGCCATTGAGAAGATAATTGCGGAACGAGAACGAGAGATTCGAGATATTAAAGACAAGATGAATAACGTGGAGGACGAGGTTTACGGAGATTTCTGTAAGCGGATCGGCGTTTCGAGTATTCGTCAATACGAGGAGCGAGAATTACA CTTGCACCAAGAACAAGCTCAAAAGCGTATGGAGTTTGAGAACCAATGCAATCGGATTCAAACCCAATTGGAGTTTGAAAAACAACGAGATACGAAAA GTAATGTTTCCCGATGGAAGGAATTGGTGCAGAAGGCCGAAGAAGATCTGCAATTATCGGAAAGGTCGGAGATCGATTTGACTGCAGAAATATCCAAAGATGAGGCTCGGATGAAAcaacttgagttgttacaaaccgcaaagaaaaagaaaattactaAAACAGAACAAGACATCGAGCACTGGAGAAGCAAAATCAGGCTCTTGACAATGCGAGCTTTTCATTTGGCGAACGAAATTGATGCGATCGGCATGAAAATAGAGAAACTGATAGAAGACAAAGAAGCAATTCTGGCGCACTGCACG ATGGAAGGTATCACGATTCCAATGATGAATTCAGAAGATCTAGAGTCTATAATTTATAATTCACTACCAAAAAACCTACAAGGACTGGAAGGCGAAGACTGGAAAATAGCTTTCAACAATCTTAAAAAAGCAGAGAGCGATTTGCATGCTGCACTGGAAAAAACGCACGTTCCCAATGCAAAG GCCATTGAAACCTATATGGTGGTCAAAGAGAAGTTTCAGTTGATTAATTCAGCGTTCGAAAAGGCACGActcgaggggaaaaaaatcaggaaGCAATTCGAGAAGATAAAGAAAAAGCGTTACGACTTGTTCATGCCGTGTTTCGAGCATATTTCGACACAAATCGATCTCGATTATAAG GATCTaacgaaaaatttatcggCGCAAGCTTTTCTGGAGCCTGAAAATCCGGAAGAACCTTTCATTGGTGGAATTAATTATAATTGCGTACCGCCAGGAAAGCGGTTCCAATTGATACATAATCTCTCCGGTGGGGAAAAAGCTATTGCAGCACTTGCTCTTTTGTTTGCAATTCATag TTTTCATCCGGCACCGTTTTTCGTTTTGGATGAAGTTGATGCATCTTTAGATAATACTAACATCGGAAAACTGGCGAGCTACATTCGTGAAAAGATTAATTCACTACAAACCATTATGATTTCTCTCAAGGATGAATTCTTCTCGCATGCGGATGCACTTATTGGGATCAGTTCCGAA GTGGCTGAATGTCTTCAAAGCAATGTCTTCACATACGACATCACAACTTGCGATGCTTGA
- the LOC122407281 gene encoding WD repeat-containing protein 55 homolog isoform X1, with the protein MRQETGLMNVSESSGESEDESEFGTDSDSDSDEQDVNTANGSGETQNGEGMEEEDDPVVKAIMSSKELHRDHPPAITVEDYVVDVCFHPTHDTIALASITGDVLLYKYSNEESTLVSTMELHTKACRDIEFSENGETLFSVSKDKCIILTDVETEKMKRVYEDAHENPIYTTTILSENTFATGDDEGVVKFWDIRRSGNDPVFSMKEMEDYVSTMITNSEKKYLVCASGDGSLTTINLSARKLHVQSEEYEEELTCLGLFKTETKLLAGTSKGKMYIFNWGEFGLHSDESPSLTKKATNCMVPITENVVVTGGEDGILRATSIFPHKHLGIVGQHNFSIESLDISNDGTLIASSSHNNDVKFWNVKYFETLNMDGPMKGGKRKQMKHNLPSSKMDNASDFFADL; encoded by the exons ATGAGACAAGAAACAGGGTTAATGAACGTCAGTGAAAGCAGTGGTGAGTCTGAAGATGAAAGTGAATTTGGTACCGATTCTGACTCTGATTCCGATGAACAAGATGTAAATACAGCCA ATGGCAGTGGAGAAACTCAAAATGGCGAAGGAATGGAGGAAGAAGATGATCCAGTTGTAAAAGCTATCATGAGTTCTAAAGAACTTCACAGAGATCATCCACCCGCCATAACTGTTGAAGATTACGTAGTTGACGTTTGTTTCCATCCAACGCATGATACTATCGCTCTTGCTAGCATCACAGGTGACGTTCTCTt gtACAAATACAGCAATGAAGAATCGACACTGGTTTCAACAATGGAGTTACACACAAAAGCTTGCCGGGACATAGAATTCAGTGAAAATGGAGAAACTCTTTTTTCAGTATCCAAAGACAAATGTATCATACTCACAGACGTTGAAACTGAGAAAATGAAGAGGGTTTACGAGGACGCCCATGA AAATCCCATTTATACAACGACAATATTGAGTGAAAATACATTCGCAACTGGCGACGACGAGGGAGTcgtgaaat TTTGGGACATCCGGAGATCCGGCAACGATCCAGTTTTCTCAATGAAAGAAATGGAAGATTACGTCAGCACGATGATCAcgaacagtgaaaaaaaatatctcgtCTGTGCCAGTGGTGACGGTTCGCTAACAACGATTAATTTATCAGCCAGAAAGTTGCACGTGCAGTCTGAAGAATACGAGGAAGAACTGACGTGCTTAGGTCTTTTCAAGACAGAAACGAAGTTACTTGCTGGTACGAGCAAAGggaaaatgtatattttcaaTTGGGGTGAATTTGGACTGCACTCGGACGAATCACCAAGCTTAACGAAAAAAGCTACAAATTGTATGGTTCCGATCACTGAAAACGTGGTTGTAACTGGTGGCGAAGACGGAATACTAAG AGCGACAAGCATTTTCCCTCACAAACATCTTGGAATAGTTGGTCAacacaatttttcgattgaatcGCTGGATATATCAAACGACGGAACTCTTATAGCTTCCTCGTCTCACAACAACGACGTTAAATTCTGGAACGTCAAGTATTTTGAAACTTTGAACATGGACGGTCCCATGAAAGGTGGAAAGCGGAAACAAATGAAGCACAATCTACCGAGCAGTAAGATGGACAATGCTTCTGATTTCTTTGCAgatttgtaa
- the LOC122407281 gene encoding WD repeat-containing protein 55 homolog isoform X2: MEEEDDPVVKAIMSSKELHRDHPPAITVEDYVVDVCFHPTHDTIALASITGDVLLYKYSNEESTLVSTMELHTKACRDIEFSENGETLFSVSKDKCIILTDVETEKMKRVYEDAHENPIYTTTILSENTFATGDDEGVVKFWDIRRSGNDPVFSMKEMEDYVSTMITNSEKKYLVCASGDGSLTTINLSARKLHVQSEEYEEELTCLGLFKTETKLLAGTSKGKMYIFNWGEFGLHSDESPSLTKKATNCMVPITENVVVTGGEDGILRATSIFPHKHLGIVGQHNFSIESLDISNDGTLIASSSHNNDVKFWNVKYFETLNMDGPMKGGKRKQMKHNLPSSKMDNASDFFADL; the protein is encoded by the exons ATGGAGGAAGAAGATGATCCAGTTGTAAAAGCTATCATGAGTTCTAAAGAACTTCACAGAGATCATCCACCCGCCATAACTGTTGAAGATTACGTAGTTGACGTTTGTTTCCATCCAACGCATGATACTATCGCTCTTGCTAGCATCACAGGTGACGTTCTCTt gtACAAATACAGCAATGAAGAATCGACACTGGTTTCAACAATGGAGTTACACACAAAAGCTTGCCGGGACATAGAATTCAGTGAAAATGGAGAAACTCTTTTTTCAGTATCCAAAGACAAATGTATCATACTCACAGACGTTGAAACTGAGAAAATGAAGAGGGTTTACGAGGACGCCCATGA AAATCCCATTTATACAACGACAATATTGAGTGAAAATACATTCGCAACTGGCGACGACGAGGGAGTcgtgaaat TTTGGGACATCCGGAGATCCGGCAACGATCCAGTTTTCTCAATGAAAGAAATGGAAGATTACGTCAGCACGATGATCAcgaacagtgaaaaaaaatatctcgtCTGTGCCAGTGGTGACGGTTCGCTAACAACGATTAATTTATCAGCCAGAAAGTTGCACGTGCAGTCTGAAGAATACGAGGAAGAACTGACGTGCTTAGGTCTTTTCAAGACAGAAACGAAGTTACTTGCTGGTACGAGCAAAGggaaaatgtatattttcaaTTGGGGTGAATTTGGACTGCACTCGGACGAATCACCAAGCTTAACGAAAAAAGCTACAAATTGTATGGTTCCGATCACTGAAAACGTGGTTGTAACTGGTGGCGAAGACGGAATACTAAG AGCGACAAGCATTTTCCCTCACAAACATCTTGGAATAGTTGGTCAacacaatttttcgattgaatcGCTGGATATATCAAACGACGGAACTCTTATAGCTTCCTCGTCTCACAACAACGACGTTAAATTCTGGAACGTCAAGTATTTTGAAACTTTGAACATGGACGGTCCCATGAAAGGTGGAAAGCGGAAACAAATGAAGCACAATCTACCGAGCAGTAAGATGGACAATGCTTCTGATTTCTTTGCAgatttgtaa